A window from Ornithorhynchus anatinus isolate Pmale09 chromosome X4, mOrnAna1.pri.v4, whole genome shotgun sequence encodes these proteins:
- the ORNANAV1R3130 gene encoding vomeronasal 1 receptor ornAnaV1R3130, whose protein sequence is MNTTEISFGVIILLQISIGVSVNVFLLLFYCHMISASHKPSSSDLILTQLTLANTILLLTRGIPETMLTWGLRNFLDDIGCKLLMYLYRVARSLGICTTCLLSIFQAITISPSTSWWAGLKAKLPKCIFPSCVLSWILNMLIDIEGLIDIRGPQNSSSIQIILDLKYCSKVHISAVTTLIIAVVLTFRDLFFVGLMSMASGYMVFVLHRHHQRVQHLHGPSHSSRVMPEVRAAKRIIALATLYILLYGRQSIMLSIIMNMKKNSPLLMNSHVVLGFTFSAMSPFLMIYSDRRMRRFWKKESPVPSTDPS, encoded by the coding sequence ATGAACACCACTGAGATTTCTTTTGGGGTGATAATTCTGTTACAGATCAGCATTGGGGTCTCAGTGaatgttttcctcctcctgttttactGCCACATGATTTCTGCCAGCCACAAGCCCAGCTCCTCAGATTTGATTCTTACCCAGTTAACCTTGGCTAACACCATACTTCTGCTCACCAGGGGAATCCCAGAGACCATGTTAACTTGGGGACTGAGAAATTTCCTAGATGACATTGGATGTAAACTCCTCATGTACCTTTATCGAGTGGCCCGTAGCCTCGgaatctgcaccacctgcctcctgagcatcttccaagccatcaccatcagtcccagcacctcctggtgggcaggactCAAAGCTAAATTACCAAAGTGCATCTTTCCCTCCTGTgttctctcctggatcctcaaTATGTTAATTGATATTGAAGGTCTCATAGATATTAGAGGCCCCCAGAACAGTAGCAGTATTCAAATAATATTGGATCTCAAATATTGCTCAAAGGTTCATATAAGTGCAGTAACCACCCTAATAATTGCTGTTGTGCTCACCTTCCGGGACTTATTCTTTGTGGGCCTAATGAGcatggccagtggctacatggtgtttgtcctccACAGACACCACCAGAGAGTCCAGCACCTCCATGGACCAAGTCACTCTTCTAGAGTGATGCCAGAGGTCAGAGCAGCCAAAAGAATCATTGCTCTCGCCACCCTCTATATTCTCCTTTATGGACGGCAGTCAATCATGCTGAGCATAATAATGAACATGAAAAAGAATTCTCCACTGTTAATGAACAGTCACGTGGTGTTGGGATTCACCTTCTCAGCCATGAGTCCGTTCCTCATGATTTACAGTGACAGAAGAATGAGACGGTTCTGGAAAAAAGAATCTCCTGTTCCCAGCACAGATCCCTCATAA